Proteins encoded in a region of the Neoarius graeffei isolate fNeoGra1 chromosome 3, fNeoGra1.pri, whole genome shotgun sequence genome:
- the cldnd1a gene encoding claudin domain-containing protein 1a, giving the protein MMVDNRSATALVIACVLSTLATVYLCVAVGTRHWYQYTSPQVRHEHNATELRALHQELGDGEFDEKTASDAMFRLNGTVGLWWRCVRVPADRNRWYREPDPEMDTECVSFTLSQQFTPKYTEPGNHNSGEDMIRTYLWRCQFLLPLFSLGLVLVGGLVGFCACLCRSFSPTLGIGLLHLLAGVCSLGCVCCFLAGMDLLHRVSVIPDQVDGSLGWSLYLALISSPLYMMAAALLVWAARSHSKNYYRFTAYRVA; this is encoded by the exons ATGATGGTGGACAACCGCTCCGCCACGGCGCTGGTGATCGCGTGCGTGCTGAGCACTCTGGCCACGGTGTACCTGTGTGTGGCGGTGGGCACGCGCCACTGGTACCAGTACACGAGCCCGCAGGTGCGTCACGAGCACAACGCGACCGAGCTGCGCGCGCTGCACCAGGAGCTCGGCGACGGAGAGTTCGATGAGAAAACCGCGAGCGACGCGATGTTCCGCCTCAACGGCACCGTCGGCCTGTGGTGGAGGTGCGTGCGCGTGCCCGCCGACCGCAACCGCTGGTACCGCGAGCCAG atccTGAGATGGACACAGAGTGTGTGAGCTTCACACTGTCTCAGCAGTTTACACCCAAATACACAGAGCCAGGCAACCACAACAGCGGAGAGGACATGATCCGCACCt ATCTGTGGAGGTGTCAGTTTCTCTTGCCCCTGTTCTCTCTGGGTTTGGTGTTAGTGGGAGGGCTGGTGGGATTCTGTGCTTGTTTGTGTCGTAGTTTCAGTCCCACGCTGGGCATTGGACTCCTCCACCTTCTTGCAG gtgtgtGTTCTCTGGGCTGTGTGTGTTGTTTTCTGGCGGGTATGGACCTGCTACACCGTGTCTCTGTTATCCCTGACCAGGTGGATGGCTCTCTTGGCTGGTCCCTCTATCTTGCGCTCATCTCTTCTCCACTCTACATGATGGCTGCCGCGCTACTGGTGTGGGCCGCTCGCAGTCATAGCAAGAACTACTACCGCTTTACCGCCTACCGAGTGGCCTAG